The following proteins are co-located in the Hyalangium minutum genome:
- a CDS encoding McrC family protein — translation MSLSLRTLEWEENQLHELAASELPEELALAIHARHGHRIDVEFPSPRTRGHYRFKSRGCVGNLPVTPSLVVRVRPKVPVRSLFRMLEYAYDLDSFQIHEGHAGVGAIDEVYETLVSLLARRILERVRKGLYRDYVEQQEALPYVRGRILPRESLRSGGVASPQLFCEYQELTESVLDNQILAWTLSLLHRFPLGREDVREQLRRASRALVPMIEPRQVLPRDCVHRFYDRLNEDYRPMHALCRFFLEQSGPALEGGDHGLLPFTLHMPTLFEAFVARWLQRHLPEGMSLSVQHHADLEPTGSLHFKIDLVLTDERTGGVLAVLDTKYKDTREPAVADIQQMVAYATRMRTHRAFLIYPSRSAQPVRLHVGDVRVSSLVFDLERRPEEAGERLLQELRGLL, via the coding sequence GTGTCCCTCTCCCTGCGCACCCTGGAGTGGGAAGAGAACCAGCTTCACGAGCTCGCCGCCTCCGAGCTCCCCGAGGAGCTGGCGCTGGCCATCCATGCCCGCCATGGCCACCGCATCGACGTCGAGTTCCCCAGCCCCCGGACCCGGGGCCACTACCGCTTCAAGTCCCGAGGCTGCGTCGGGAACCTCCCGGTTACCCCTTCGCTCGTGGTGCGGGTGCGTCCGAAGGTGCCGGTGCGAAGCCTCTTCCGGATGCTGGAGTACGCCTATGATCTCGACTCGTTCCAGATCCACGAAGGCCACGCGGGCGTGGGCGCGATCGACGAGGTCTACGAGACGCTCGTCTCCCTGCTGGCGCGGCGCATCCTGGAGCGGGTCCGCAAGGGGCTCTACCGCGACTACGTGGAGCAGCAAGAGGCCCTGCCCTATGTCCGCGGGAGAATCCTGCCCCGCGAATCGCTGAGGTCGGGAGGCGTGGCATCGCCGCAGCTCTTCTGCGAGTACCAGGAGCTGACGGAGAGTGTCCTCGACAACCAGATCCTCGCGTGGACTCTGTCATTGCTCCACCGCTTCCCTCTGGGCCGGGAGGATGTCCGGGAACAGCTCCGCCGGGCGAGCCGGGCGTTGGTGCCCATGATTGAGCCGCGCCAGGTGCTCCCGCGCGACTGCGTGCACCGCTTCTATGACCGGCTGAACGAGGACTACCGGCCCATGCACGCGCTGTGCAGGTTCTTCCTCGAGCAGAGCGGTCCGGCGCTGGAGGGCGGGGACCACGGCCTGCTACCGTTCACCCTGCACATGCCCACGCTCTTCGAGGCGTTCGTCGCTCGCTGGCTCCAGCGCCACCTCCCGGAGGGAATGAGCCTGAGCGTCCAGCACCATGCGGACCTCGAGCCCACCGGGAGCCTGCACTTCAAGATCGATTTGGTGCTCACCGACGAGAGGACCGGAGGTGTCCTGGCCGTGCTGGACACGAAGTACAAGGACACGCGAGAGCCCGCCGTGGCCGACATCCAGCAGATGGTCGCCTACGCCACGCGCATGCGGACGCACCGCGCATTCCTCATCTACCCGTCCCGGAGCGCCCAGCCCGTACGGCTCCACGTGGGGGACGTGCGGGTGAGTTCGCTCGTGTTCGATCTCGAGAGACGGCCAGAGGAAGCAGGCGAGCGCCTCCTCCAGGAGCTGCGCGGGCTCCTCTGA
- a CDS encoding glycoside hydrolase family 3 protein, with the protein MKQSFTWRALLRGAALLTLTLTACKEDKPNPPPIEEPPPEPPPPPDGWPRIDSAIPRDEALEAKVDALLKAMSLEEKVGQMTQVEIPNVTAAEVKQYHLGSVLNGGGSWPGGNKAAAIQDWVARADELWEASMDPANPHRIPIMWGTDAVHGHNNVRGATMFPHNIGLGAAHDPDLIRRIGEVTAREVSRTGIDWAFAPTLAVVRDDRWGRTYEGFSEDPELVEAYGGKAIEGLQGLLGKDAKTNERVVATAKHFIGDGGTTRGKDQGVTTVTEKELREIHGRGYFTALKAGAQTVMASYNSWQNKEQGETAKAYKLHGSKYLLTDVLKTQMGFDGFVISDWNGIGQIAKANSDSAVDCSNSNCPQAINAGIDMIMVPYRDDWKAFITNTLASVRSGEIPEERINDAVRRILRVKYRAGLFDKPKPSLRNASHELGTAENRAVAREAVRKSLVLLKNNGHTLPLARNAKVLVTGKSADSLSNQTGGWSLTWQGTNNTNADFGGGTTAWQAIQKIVPTATLDTSANGALADATYDAAIVFIGETPYAEGQGDIGNTKTMELAKLRPEDLTLIDSLKAKGVKKIVTVLFSGRPLYVNKELNRSDAFVAAWLPGTEGDGLADVLFKKEDGSVNFDFTGKLSYSWPKAACQTSLNRGDASYAPLYAYGYGMTSSDTSEQGAYDEASPEVGCGVEGGGGTATLPLPVFERGNQENWVMRLGAPSNWGGVDIVQSTSNSTKTPAGEVTATPVDDRNGLQWAAVKATWTTTGQLYMQSATNGDVRNLQSYLNANGALVFDARLGAAPSASVKARIDCVYPCGGEIDVTAALKALPVNTWTELAIPLQCFSQKGTDFTTINTPMLFYTEGTMELSVANIRWEPNKVGNVPCESGGTGGNILQITNDKDVYVNGVADSAVFSTPGGWSYGSGSVTVTPDLEVSDDKLIDVVLNGVTDGGGNGGFFLTIKDPTLLDVSPIAATGGVQFQLKVLDYGNTTQDFWVKLVCNRKTDGSCTTGDLKTLIGHPEVGIWTTVKLPFSSPDYSANWDPAKLSSILELLPAWDDQRGNIHFQIRGIRILKQLN; encoded by the coding sequence CAGGTGGAGATCCCCAACGTCACCGCCGCCGAGGTGAAGCAGTACCACCTCGGCTCGGTGCTGAACGGCGGCGGCTCCTGGCCCGGCGGCAACAAGGCCGCGGCCATCCAGGACTGGGTCGCCCGCGCCGACGAGCTGTGGGAGGCCTCGATGGATCCGGCCAACCCGCACCGCATCCCCATCATGTGGGGCACCGACGCCGTGCACGGCCACAACAACGTGCGCGGCGCCACGATGTTCCCCCACAACATCGGCCTGGGCGCGGCGCATGATCCGGACCTCATCCGCCGCATCGGCGAGGTGACGGCCCGCGAGGTGTCCCGCACCGGCATCGACTGGGCCTTCGCTCCGACGCTCGCGGTGGTGCGGGATGACCGCTGGGGCCGCACCTACGAGGGCTTCTCGGAGGACCCCGAGCTCGTCGAGGCCTATGGCGGCAAGGCCATCGAGGGCCTGCAGGGCCTGCTCGGCAAGGACGCGAAGACGAACGAGCGGGTGGTGGCCACGGCCAAGCACTTCATCGGCGACGGCGGCACCACCCGTGGCAAGGACCAGGGCGTCACCACCGTCACGGAGAAGGAGCTGCGCGAGATTCACGGCCGCGGCTACTTCACCGCGCTCAAGGCGGGCGCGCAGACGGTGATGGCCTCGTACAACAGCTGGCAGAACAAGGAGCAGGGCGAGACCGCCAAGGCCTACAAGCTGCACGGCAGCAAGTACCTGCTCACGGACGTGCTGAAGACCCAGATGGGCTTCGATGGCTTCGTCATCTCCGACTGGAACGGCATCGGCCAGATCGCCAAGGCCAACAGCGACTCTGCCGTCGACTGCTCCAACAGCAACTGCCCCCAGGCCATCAACGCCGGCATCGACATGATCATGGTGCCCTACCGGGATGACTGGAAGGCGTTCATCACCAACACCCTGGCCTCGGTGCGCAGCGGCGAGATTCCCGAGGAGCGCATCAACGATGCGGTGCGCCGCATCCTCCGCGTGAAGTACCGTGCGGGCCTCTTCGACAAGCCCAAGCCCTCGCTGCGCAACGCCTCGCACGAGCTGGGCACCGCCGAGAACCGCGCCGTGGCCCGCGAGGCCGTGCGCAAGTCGCTGGTGCTGCTGAAGAACAACGGCCACACGCTGCCGCTGGCGCGCAATGCCAAGGTGCTCGTCACCGGCAAGAGCGCCGACAGCCTGTCGAACCAGACCGGCGGCTGGTCGCTGACGTGGCAGGGCACCAACAACACCAACGCCGACTTCGGCGGCGGCACCACCGCGTGGCAGGCCATTCAGAAGATCGTCCCCACGGCCACGCTCGACACCAGCGCCAACGGTGCGCTGGCGGACGCCACCTATGACGCCGCCATCGTGTTCATCGGCGAGACGCCGTACGCCGAGGGCCAGGGCGACATCGGCAACACCAAGACGATGGAGCTCGCCAAGCTGCGCCCGGAGGACCTGACGCTCATCGACAGCCTGAAGGCCAAGGGCGTGAAGAAGATCGTCACGGTGCTGTTCTCCGGCCGCCCGCTCTACGTGAACAAGGAGCTCAACCGCTCGGATGCGTTCGTCGCGGCCTGGCTCCCGGGCACCGAGGGCGATGGCCTCGCGGACGTGCTGTTCAAGAAGGAGGACGGCTCGGTCAACTTCGACTTCACCGGCAAGCTCTCGTACTCGTGGCCCAAGGCGGCCTGCCAGACGTCGCTCAACCGCGGCGACGCCAGCTATGCCCCGCTCTACGCCTACGGCTACGGGATGACCTCCTCCGACACCTCGGAGCAGGGCGCGTATGACGAGGCCAGCCCCGAGGTGGGCTGCGGCGTGGAGGGCGGCGGTGGCACGGCGACGCTGCCGCTGCCGGTGTTCGAGCGCGGCAACCAGGAGAACTGGGTGATGCGCCTGGGCGCTCCGTCCAACTGGGGCGGTGTCGACATCGTCCAGTCCACCAGCAACAGCACGAAGACGCCCGCTGGCGAAGTCACCGCCACCCCGGTGGATGACCGCAACGGCCTCCAGTGGGCGGCGGTGAAGGCCACCTGGACCACCACCGGCCAGCTCTACATGCAGAGCGCGACCAACGGCGACGTCCGCAACCTGCAGTCCTACCTGAATGCGAACGGCGCGCTCGTCTTCGATGCCCGGTTGGGTGCCGCGCCGAGCGCCTCGGTGAAGGCCCGCATCGACTGCGTGTACCCGTGCGGTGGCGAGATCGACGTGACCGCGGCGCTCAAGGCCCTGCCGGTCAACACCTGGACCGAGCTGGCCATCCCGCTGCAGTGCTTCTCGCAGAAGGGCACGGACTTCACCACCATCAACACCCCCATGCTGTTCTACACCGAGGGCACGATGGAGCTGTCCGTCGCCAACATCCGCTGGGAGCCCAACAAGGTGGGCAACGTCCCCTGCGAGAGCGGCGGCACCGGCGGCAACATCCTCCAGATCACCAACGACAAGGACGTCTACGTGAATGGCGTGGCGGACAGCGCGGTGTTCAGCACCCCCGGGGGCTGGTCCTACGGCTCGGGCAGCGTCACGGTGACGCCGGACCTCGAGGTCTCGGACGACAAGCTGATCGACGTGGTGCTCAACGGCGTCACGGACGGCGGTGGCAACGGCGGCTTCTTCCTCACGATCAAGGACCCGACGCTCCTGGATGTGTCGCCCATCGCCGCCACGGGCGGCGTGCAGTTCCAGCTGAAGGTGCTCGACTACGGCAACACCACGCAGGACTTCTGGGTGAAGCTGGTCTGCAACCGCAAGACGGACGGCAGCTGCACGACCGGCGACCTGAAGACCCTCATCGGCCATCCGGAGGTCGGCATCTGGACGACGGTGAAGCTGCCGTTCTCCAGCCCCGACTACTCAGCCAACTGGGACCCGGCGAAGCTCTCCTCCATCCTCGAGCTCCTGCCTGCCTGGGATGACCAGCGCGGCAACATCCACTTCCAGATCCGCGGCATCCGCATCCTGAAGCAGCTCAACTGA
- a CDS encoding reverse transcriptase family protein, with amino-acid sequence MTSKLETHVPAAPPQPGTAPQPTPPSAAALAQREARRQRHEVLLAQWKAVEEAGGKDEWVRQQLVARGVAAEEVDFEELSEKQKAAWKEKKKAEAGERRKLEREVWEAWKATHINHLGVGVHWDEQGGPDKFDVPHREERAKANGMPALDSAEALAKALGVPVARLRWFAFHREVDTGTHYQSWQIPKRDGGQRTITAPKKELKAAQRWVLSNVVERLPVHGAAHGFVAGRSILTNALAHRGADVLVKVDVKDFFPSVTWRRVKGLLRKGGLEEHAATLLSLLSTEAPREVMQFRGKTLYVAKGPRALPQGAPTSPAITNALCLKLDKRVSAMAKRLGFTYTRYADDLTFSWKRAKGAKGKAQADAPVALLLARVKSILEAEGFTLHPDKTRVLRKGTRQRVTGLVVNEAPNGVPAARVPRDVIRRLRAAIHNREKGKPGREGESLDQLKGMAAFIHMTDPAKGRAFLQQLEALEKRGQP; translated from the coding sequence ATGACCTCCAAGCTGGAGACACACGTCCCCGCAGCGCCGCCGCAGCCCGGCACCGCCCCCCAACCCACCCCGCCCTCGGCGGCGGCGCTCGCCCAGCGCGAGGCGCGCCGTCAGCGGCACGAGGTGCTCCTGGCGCAGTGGAAGGCCGTGGAGGAGGCGGGCGGCAAGGACGAGTGGGTCCGCCAGCAGCTCGTGGCCCGGGGCGTGGCCGCCGAGGAGGTGGACTTCGAGGAGCTCTCCGAGAAGCAGAAGGCGGCCTGGAAGGAGAAGAAGAAGGCCGAGGCCGGGGAGCGCCGCAAGCTGGAGCGCGAGGTCTGGGAGGCGTGGAAGGCCACGCACATCAACCACCTGGGCGTGGGGGTGCACTGGGACGAGCAGGGCGGCCCGGACAAGTTCGACGTGCCCCACCGCGAGGAGCGGGCGAAGGCGAACGGGATGCCGGCGCTGGACTCGGCGGAGGCGCTGGCCAAGGCGCTGGGCGTGCCGGTGGCGCGGCTGCGCTGGTTCGCCTTCCACCGCGAGGTGGACACGGGCACGCACTACCAGAGCTGGCAGATTCCGAAGCGGGACGGCGGCCAGCGGACGATTACGGCGCCGAAGAAGGAGCTGAAGGCGGCGCAGCGCTGGGTGCTGTCGAACGTGGTGGAGCGGCTGCCGGTGCACGGAGCGGCGCACGGCTTCGTGGCGGGGCGCTCCATCCTCACCAACGCGCTGGCGCACCGGGGCGCGGACGTGCTGGTGAAGGTGGACGTGAAGGACTTCTTCCCCTCGGTGACGTGGCGCCGGGTGAAGGGGCTCTTGCGCAAGGGCGGGCTGGAGGAGCACGCGGCGACGCTGCTCTCGCTGCTGTCCACGGAGGCCCCGCGCGAGGTGATGCAGTTCCGGGGCAAGACGCTCTACGTGGCGAAGGGCCCCCGGGCGCTGCCGCAGGGGGCGCCTACCTCTCCGGCGATCACGAACGCGCTGTGCCTGAAGCTGGACAAGCGGGTGTCGGCGATGGCGAAGCGGCTGGGCTTCACGTACACGCGCTACGCGGATGACCTGACGTTCTCGTGGAAGCGGGCGAAGGGGGCGAAGGGGAAGGCGCAGGCGGACGCACCGGTGGCGCTGCTGCTGGCGCGGGTGAAGAGCATCCTGGAGGCCGAGGGCTTCACGCTGCACCCGGACAAGACGCGGGTGCTGCGCAAGGGCACGCGGCAGCGGGTGACGGGGCTGGTGGTGAACGAGGCGCCCAACGGAGTGCCGGCCGCCCGCGTGCCGAGGGACGTCATCCGGCGGCTGCGCGCGGCGATCCACAACCGGGAGAAGGGCAAGCCGGGCCGTGAGGGCGAGTCGCTGGATCAGCTCAAGGGGATGGCGGCGTTCATCCACATGACGGATCCGGCGAAGGGCCGCGCCTTCCTGCAGCAGCTCGAGGCGCTGGAGAAGCGCGGGCAGCCGTGA
- a CDS encoding prepilin-type N-terminal cleavage/methylation domain-containing protein — MKSNRSRGFTYIECLVALAMAGVLMVIALPRFLRAQTHARQSEAITHLKSLHTAMMTQQNKPSNIHVYNFDPPRGNRYSYHLDHGCHTTENRSNQDAVKHSGDVCVGVDNFAYMMFPRTFTPVRVVNPVWSQRDAGNGMGASAGIFGTCGYPDSWDYLAYAAGDTDFEGTEDYEHLWDSADTWLISSADGQLHRVCPATTSPVSAPAGEPFMVYDDAACN, encoded by the coding sequence ATGAAGAGCAATCGAAGCCGCGGTTTCACCTACATCGAATGTCTGGTGGCGCTGGCCATGGCGGGCGTGTTGATGGTCATCGCGCTGCCGCGCTTCCTCCGGGCGCAGACGCACGCGCGCCAGTCCGAGGCCATCACCCACCTCAAGAGCCTGCACACGGCGATGATGACGCAGCAGAACAAGCCCTCGAACATCCACGTCTACAACTTCGATCCGCCGCGCGGGAACCGGTACAGCTACCACCTGGATCATGGGTGCCACACGACGGAGAACCGCAGCAACCAGGACGCCGTGAAGCACAGCGGGGACGTCTGCGTGGGGGTGGATAACTTCGCCTATATGATGTTCCCCCGGACCTTCACCCCGGTGCGCGTGGTCAACCCGGTGTGGAGCCAGCGGGACGCAGGCAATGGGATGGGCGCCAGCGCGGGTATCTTCGGCACGTGCGGCTATCCGGACTCGTGGGACTACCTGGCGTATGCGGCCGGGGACACGGACTTCGAGGGCACCGAGGACTACGAGCATCTGTGGGACTCGGCGGACACGTGGCTCATCTCCTCGGCGGACGGCCAGCTCCACCGGGTGTGCCCGGCCACCACGAGCCCCGTGTCGGCACCCGCGGGCGAGCCGTTCATGGTGTACGACGACGCGGCCTGCAACTGA
- a CDS encoding AAA family ATPase, whose amino-acid sequence MALTFIQAAQQVLESHGKPLRVEEIWQQIQEQRLCNTEGKTPEATLSTELLRASLGVAVSKPRAIRPFHRREDGTFGLVAWLPEAQQIALNTALNTPEGGRYGLPLLSEDEKRNLSRERPEPDLMVIDEPVRAEVMRPRSSHPRYTREELLADTGLPPEQLDGWLRILERKRQVILQGPPGTGKTFLAARLAKLLLSETHGQVETLQFHPAYAYEDFIQGIRPKVVKGALSYKLLPGRFVRFCRKAEELDPAPCVLILDELNRANLPRVFGELMYLLEYRDQSVPLAAGGRPLRIPRNVTVIGTMNTADRSIARMDHALRRRFAFLRLRPDYDVLQQHLDRAGLPAASLLEVLRDVNRLIEDPNYELGISFFMGSELREHLPDIWECEIEPYLEEFFYDQPKKMEPFRWRDLARTRLKDWS is encoded by the coding sequence TTGGCGCTGACATTCATCCAGGCGGCACAGCAGGTCCTCGAGTCACACGGCAAACCTCTGCGCGTCGAGGAGATCTGGCAGCAGATCCAGGAACAGAGGCTGTGCAACACTGAAGGCAAGACGCCGGAAGCGACGTTGTCTACCGAGCTGCTCCGCGCCTCGCTGGGCGTCGCTGTCTCGAAGCCCCGGGCCATCAGGCCCTTCCACCGCAGGGAAGATGGGACCTTTGGGCTGGTGGCTTGGCTGCCCGAAGCGCAGCAGATAGCCCTCAATACAGCCTTGAATACCCCTGAGGGTGGGCGCTACGGCCTTCCCCTCCTTTCTGAAGACGAGAAGCGCAACCTCTCACGCGAGAGGCCAGAGCCGGACCTCATGGTCATCGATGAGCCCGTCCGTGCGGAGGTGATGCGTCCTCGGTCCAGCCACCCTCGCTATACCCGCGAGGAGCTGCTCGCGGACACGGGCCTCCCGCCCGAGCAGTTGGATGGGTGGCTGCGCATTCTGGAGCGCAAGCGGCAGGTCATCCTCCAGGGACCTCCTGGGACAGGGAAGACGTTCCTGGCGGCCCGCCTGGCCAAGCTCCTGCTCTCGGAGACGCATGGACAGGTGGAGACGCTCCAGTTCCACCCCGCCTATGCGTACGAGGACTTCATCCAAGGCATCCGCCCCAAAGTGGTGAAGGGCGCGCTGAGCTACAAGCTCCTTCCGGGCCGCTTCGTCCGCTTCTGCCGCAAAGCAGAGGAGCTGGATCCTGCCCCGTGTGTGCTCATCCTGGATGAGCTCAACCGGGCCAACCTGCCGCGCGTCTTCGGCGAGCTGATGTACCTGCTGGAATACCGGGACCAGAGCGTCCCCCTCGCGGCGGGCGGCAGGCCTCTGCGCATCCCTCGCAACGTGACGGTGATCGGGACGATGAACACCGCGGACCGCTCCATCGCGCGGATGGATCATGCGCTCCGGCGGCGCTTCGCCTTTCTCCGGCTACGGCCCGACTACGACGTCCTCCAGCAGCACCTCGACCGGGCAGGACTCCCCGCCGCCTCCCTCCTCGAGGTGCTGCGCGACGTGAACCGCCTCATCGAAGACCCGAACTATGAGCTGGGCATCTCCTTTTTCATGGGAAGCGAGCTGCGCGAGCACTTGCCGGACATCTGGGAGTGCGAGATCGAGCCCTACTTGGAGGAGTTCTTCTATGACCAGCCGAAGAAGATGGAGCCCTTCCGCTGGAGGGACCTCGCCCGGACCCGCCTGAAGGACTGGAGCTGA
- a CDS encoding radical SAM protein, which translates to MRLTVHARGMGETLFHITVLSNFARAFDKYALSYSKARIPESTFPDRFFLLRQEELGIGIRKASGLLERLGLEGDRLIALETHVPSEQLQPNERTGLGRFILGPEIRLSAVHAVGPEGTLTRWDVETAFARSLQVLHPTLKPYEALSPRSISFLPIARGCQADCAFCFSEASISADQAQAALSKEVVEAHLDEALARGAERAVITGGGEPGLLPLPRLLELVRACAARFPQKVVLISNGVFLARLDDEARGRALLQLEEAGLTVLSLSRHHAEPSRNAALMRLDTGTERVLGSFRSGGFHSLRPRLVAVLQRGGLDSEQTFAEYLQWAAAQGVDEVTWKELYVSTSEESVYHSRPSNLWSREHQVSLALATEWLQAQGWRRVAELPWGSPIYEGVVDGRRMRVATYTEPSLFWERSNGLARSWNVLADGACYASLEDRRSRLELT; encoded by the coding sequence ATGCGCCTCACGGTTCATGCTCGGGGGATGGGGGAGACCCTCTTTCACATCACCGTCCTCTCCAACTTCGCGCGGGCCTTCGACAAGTACGCTTTGAGCTACTCGAAGGCCCGCATCCCCGAGAGCACCTTCCCCGATCGCTTCTTCCTCCTGCGCCAGGAGGAGCTCGGCATCGGCATCCGCAAGGCCAGCGGCCTGCTGGAGCGGCTGGGGCTCGAAGGGGATCGGCTCATCGCGCTCGAGACACACGTGCCGTCCGAGCAGCTCCAGCCCAATGAGCGCACGGGGCTCGGCCGCTTCATCCTCGGGCCGGAGATCCGCCTGAGCGCGGTGCACGCGGTGGGGCCCGAGGGCACGCTCACGCGCTGGGACGTAGAGACGGCCTTCGCGCGCTCGCTCCAGGTCCTCCATCCCACCTTGAAGCCCTACGAGGCGCTGAGCCCGCGCTCCATCTCCTTCCTCCCCATCGCCCGCGGCTGCCAGGCGGACTGTGCGTTCTGCTTCTCCGAGGCCTCCATCTCGGCGGATCAGGCCCAGGCGGCCCTGTCGAAGGAGGTGGTGGAGGCCCACCTGGATGAAGCGCTCGCGCGCGGCGCGGAGCGTGCCGTCATCACCGGAGGCGGTGAACCCGGGCTTTTGCCCCTGCCGCGCTTGCTGGAGCTCGTGCGAGCCTGTGCCGCGCGCTTTCCCCAAAAGGTGGTGCTCATCTCCAATGGAGTCTTCCTCGCGCGTCTGGACGATGAAGCACGCGGCCGGGCGCTGCTGCAGCTCGAGGAGGCGGGGCTGACGGTCCTCTCCTTGTCCCGGCACCACGCGGAGCCCTCGCGGAACGCGGCCCTCATGCGGCTGGACACCGGCACCGAGCGCGTCCTCGGGAGCTTCCGCTCCGGAGGCTTCCACAGCCTGCGCCCGCGCCTGGTGGCCGTACTGCAGCGAGGTGGGCTCGACTCCGAGCAGACCTTCGCGGAGTACCTGCAGTGGGCCGCCGCGCAGGGCGTCGACGAGGTGACGTGGAAGGAGCTCTACGTCTCCACCTCGGAGGAGTCCGTGTACCACTCCCGCCCGTCCAACCTCTGGAGCCGCGAGCACCAGGTGTCGCTCGCGCTGGCTACGGAGTGGCTCCAGGCACAGGGGTGGCGCCGGGTGGCCGAGCTGCCCTGGGGTTCACCTATATATGAAGGAGTGGTGGACGGGCGGCGGATGCGGGTGGCCACCTATACCGAGCCGAGCCTCTTCTGGGAGCGCTCGAACGGCCTGGCCCGGAGCTGGAACGTGCTCGCGGATGGCGCGTGCTACGCCTCGCTCGAGGATCGCCGCAGCCGCCTGGAGCTGACATGA